The following are from one region of the Sandaracinus amylolyticus genome:
- a CDS encoding TIGR02147 family protein has translation MARRKAAEISVYDYLDHRAFLGDYYVAQKERGRGFSYRLFSRRAGLRSPNHLKLVIEGQRRLTPEMAVRYAAAMKLPEDESAYFLDLVAFNHARTPAERADTYQRLTGHRGYRKAQTLDQRHAAYYSQWYIPAIREMAMLPGFRGEPGWIAERMVPPITREQAASALETLVALSLLTRHEDGTLAPAEWVVKTEDATRGVHLASYHRVMLERAREALDHLPGTTRNLSAITLCTSAAGYERIVERVKRFRQELITLASLEDEGTHVVHVGVQIFPLTRPPEAA, from the coding sequence GTGGCGCGCCGAAAAGCAGCCGAGATCAGCGTCTACGACTATCTCGATCATCGCGCGTTCCTCGGCGACTACTACGTCGCGCAGAAGGAGCGGGGGCGTGGGTTCTCGTATCGCCTCTTCTCGCGTCGCGCCGGGCTGCGCTCGCCGAACCACCTGAAGCTCGTCATCGAGGGGCAGCGCAGGCTCACGCCGGAGATGGCGGTGCGCTACGCGGCCGCGATGAAGCTCCCCGAGGACGAGTCGGCGTACTTCCTCGACCTCGTCGCGTTCAACCACGCACGCACGCCCGCGGAGCGCGCCGACACGTACCAGCGGCTTACCGGGCACCGTGGATACCGGAAGGCGCAGACGCTCGATCAGCGCCACGCCGCGTATTACTCGCAGTGGTACATCCCCGCGATCCGCGAGATGGCGATGCTCCCCGGGTTCCGCGGCGAGCCCGGCTGGATCGCGGAACGCATGGTGCCGCCGATCACGCGCGAGCAGGCCGCGAGCGCGCTCGAGACGCTGGTCGCGCTCTCGCTGCTGACGAGGCACGAGGACGGAACGCTCGCGCCCGCCGAGTGGGTCGTGAAGACCGAGGACGCGACGCGCGGCGTGCACCTCGCGTCGTATCACCGCGTGATGCTCGAGCGCGCGCGCGAGGCGCTCGATCACCTGCCGGGCACGACGCGCAATCTCTCCGCGATCACGCTGTGCACGAGCGCTGCGGGATACGAGCGCATCGTCGAGCGCGTGAAGCGGTTCCGTCAGGAGCTGATCACGCTCGCGAGCCTCGAGGACGAGGGCACGCACGTGGTGCACGTCGGCGTGCAGATCTTCCCGCTGACCCGACCGCCGGAGGCCGCGTGA
- a CDS encoding CHAP domain-containing protein, producing the protein MTSRAALVLVLVMLPSTARAQAPCVGVTCSLHGLCTSEQGEAFCACDEGFDAVGLECVRTRRRAPAWSPSSAVRAVEIALGEVDHALASVGRARRGEPGALASHVREGALWCSDFVSWVYRAAGVPFTGGSRGGWLLPTNTSIRRWFDRRSAYVSRADHEWRTFVPQPGDYVRISTPTWGHSAIVQRVDGETLHTIEGNAGGRVRLVHYARWRAHARIDGFGSLARAHAPRVVPAMVQR; encoded by the coding sequence GTGACGTCCCGCGCCGCGCTCGTCCTGGTGCTCGTGATGCTCCCGAGCACCGCGCGCGCCCAGGCGCCGTGTGTGGGCGTGACGTGCAGCCTGCACGGGCTCTGCACCTCGGAGCAGGGCGAGGCGTTCTGTGCGTGCGACGAGGGGTTCGACGCGGTCGGGCTCGAGTGCGTGAGGACACGTCGCCGCGCGCCGGCGTGGTCGCCGTCGAGCGCGGTGCGCGCCGTCGAGATCGCGCTCGGCGAGGTCGATCACGCTCTCGCGAGCGTCGGTCGTGCGCGGCGCGGTGAGCCCGGCGCGCTCGCGTCGCACGTACGCGAGGGCGCGCTGTGGTGCAGCGACTTCGTGTCGTGGGTCTATCGCGCGGCGGGCGTGCCCTTCACCGGCGGGAGCCGCGGCGGGTGGCTGCTGCCGACGAACACGTCGATCCGGCGTTGGTTCGATCGCCGCAGCGCCTACGTCTCGCGCGCCGATCACGAGTGGCGCACGTTCGTGCCGCAGCCCGGCGACTACGTGCGCATCTCCACGCCGACGTGGGGCCACAGCGCGATCGTGCAGCGCGTCGACGGCGAGACGCTGCACACGATCGAGGGCAACGCGGGCGGTCGCGTGCGCCTCGTGCACTACGCGCGATGGCGGGCCCACGCGCGCATCGACGGATTCGGATCGCTCGCTCGCGCGCACGCGCCGCGCGTCGTGCCCGCGATGGTCCAGCGCTGA
- a CDS encoding alpha/beta hydrolase family protein produces MLRSRASLAVLVVLAVSGCELFDQGDRPDGGPGPGDAGVGDPCTTGVECRTGLVCGEGSTCEPSGLGVEGAVCTLTGDCGPALYCDARRLCAPAGTGEDGTDCGSTSECAHGLVCTIEGFGGRCRPSGSGDLNDTCGSSSDCLAGLSCLDLAGTRSCQSPPAITGDGGVGGEIPSIPYWPGVQCQTDEGTPTSYFRVPRGTADDGDFHRLPFPNDVRRRDGHIDLSGHPTPGTALPVDVLGRHIDAIEEDLDGFATNPVIYFRFSRGYDGASIGDHVRWLDITPGSPTYGQARGLAWITTFGPITRYICPDWVAFRSGHGDPLRPGTTYAMILTRGITAAEGGPAFERDEDFDAVMSDTAPSDAALTHAWDAYAPLRAFAASGAIDASTILNAAVFTTQTVENVVPALRETIRARPVPALSDVTTCGEGVTSPCDDGTDQRRCGAPNPAFTEIHARITLPIFQSGTAPYETPEDGGGIVLTSDGSASVVREEPVCMVMTIPTAARPVDGYPVVITAHGTGGSFTGSVGSLAETWASAGAAMIAIDMPQHGSRRGGSTRDPESLVFNFTNPRAARDVWFQGASDLMALVRFAEGHSDASIDFDGSRIVMWGHSQGATHASLMTPWEPGVRAVLFSGLGGDLTESLLTKTEPVNIARIVPIALLDPDGAGNLAVGDYHPALALVQAFYERVDPVNLGRRMWREPFEGDTGREIFMTYGLGDSYSPERTMSAFARSAALPLVLPERVAIGLPTIAAPLSGNVTVGGTTRTVGLRQYAPPEGVDGHFVSTRSEEGRADATRFVLEALAGETPTIGE; encoded by the coding sequence ATGCTCCGCTCGCGCGCTTCGCTCGCTGTCCTCGTCGTGCTCGCGGTGAGCGGATGCGAGCTCTTCGACCAAGGCGATCGACCCGACGGCGGGCCAGGGCCGGGCGATGCCGGTGTCGGCGATCCCTGCACCACCGGCGTCGAGTGCCGCACCGGGTTGGTCTGCGGCGAGGGCAGCACCTGCGAGCCGAGCGGGCTCGGCGTCGAGGGCGCGGTCTGCACGCTCACCGGCGACTGCGGGCCCGCGCTCTACTGCGATGCACGTCGCCTCTGCGCGCCCGCGGGCACCGGCGAAGACGGCACGGACTGCGGGTCGACGAGCGAGTGCGCGCACGGCCTCGTGTGCACGATCGAGGGCTTCGGCGGGCGCTGTCGTCCTTCGGGCTCGGGCGATCTGAACGACACGTGCGGGTCCTCGAGCGACTGCCTCGCGGGCCTCTCCTGTCTCGATCTCGCCGGCACGCGCTCGTGTCAGAGCCCGCCCGCGATCACCGGGGACGGCGGCGTGGGCGGCGAGATCCCGAGCATCCCGTATTGGCCCGGCGTGCAGTGCCAGACCGACGAGGGCACGCCGACCTCGTACTTCCGCGTGCCGCGCGGCACCGCGGACGACGGCGACTTCCATCGCCTGCCCTTCCCCAACGACGTGCGTCGTCGCGACGGGCACATCGATCTGAGCGGGCATCCGACGCCGGGCACCGCGCTGCCCGTCGACGTGCTCGGCCGCCACATCGACGCGATCGAGGAGGACCTCGACGGCTTCGCGACGAACCCGGTGATCTACTTCCGGTTCTCGCGCGGCTACGACGGCGCGTCGATCGGCGATCACGTGCGCTGGCTCGACATCACGCCGGGCTCGCCGACCTACGGACAGGCTCGCGGGCTCGCGTGGATCACGACGTTCGGGCCGATCACGCGGTACATCTGCCCCGACTGGGTCGCGTTCCGATCGGGCCACGGCGATCCGCTTCGCCCCGGCACGACCTACGCGATGATCCTGACGCGCGGCATCACCGCCGCGGAGGGCGGGCCCGCGTTCGAGCGCGACGAGGACTTCGACGCGGTGATGAGCGACACCGCGCCGAGCGATGCCGCGCTGACGCACGCGTGGGATGCCTATGCGCCGCTGCGCGCGTTCGCCGCGTCGGGCGCGATCGACGCGAGCACGATCCTGAACGCGGCGGTGTTCACCACGCAGACCGTCGAGAACGTCGTGCCCGCGCTGCGCGAGACGATCCGCGCGCGTCCCGTGCCGGCGCTGAGCGACGTGACGACATGCGGCGAGGGCGTGACCTCGCCGTGCGACGACGGGACCGATCAGCGTCGATGCGGCGCGCCGAACCCGGCGTTCACCGAGATCCACGCGCGCATCACGCTGCCGATCTTCCAATCGGGCACCGCGCCCTACGAGACGCCCGAGGACGGCGGAGGCATCGTGCTCACGAGCGACGGCAGCGCGAGCGTCGTGCGCGAAGAGCCGGTCTGCATGGTGATGACGATCCCGACCGCGGCGCGTCCGGTGGACGGATATCCGGTCGTGATCACCGCGCACGGCACCGGCGGGAGCTTCACGGGATCGGTGGGCTCGCTCGCCGAGACGTGGGCGAGCGCGGGCGCGGCGATGATCGCGATCGACATGCCGCAGCACGGATCGCGTCGTGGTGGATCGACGCGCGATCCCGAGAGCCTCGTGTTCAATTTCACGAACCCGCGCGCGGCGCGCGACGTGTGGTTCCAGGGCGCGTCCGATCTCATGGCGCTGGTGCGCTTCGCCGAGGGCCACTCGGACGCGTCGATCGACTTCGACGGGTCGCGCATCGTGATGTGGGGCCACAGCCAGGGCGCGACCCACGCGTCGCTGATGACGCCGTGGGAGCCCGGCGTGCGCGCGGTGCTCTTCAGCGGGCTCGGGGGCGATCTCACCGAGTCGCTGCTGACGAAGACCGAGCCGGTGAACATCGCGCGCATCGTGCCGATCGCGCTGCTCGATCCCGACGGTGCGGGGAACCTCGCGGTGGGCGACTACCACCCTGCCCTCGCGCTCGTGCAGGCGTTCTACGAGCGCGTCGATCCCGTGAACCTCGGTCGCCGCATGTGGCGCGAGCCGTTCGAGGGCGACACCGGGCGCGAGATCTTCATGACCTACGGGCTCGGCGACTCGTACTCGCCGGAGCGCACGATGAGCGCGTTCGCGCGCAGCGCGGCGCTCCCGCTGGTGCTCCCGGAGCGCGTCGCGATCGGGCTGCCGACGATCGCCGCGCCGCTGAGCGGCAACGTCACCGTGGGCGGCACGACGCGCACCGTCGGGCTGCGGCAGTACGCGCCGCCGGAGGGCGTGGACGGGCACTTCGTGTCGACGCGCAGCGAGGAAGGTCGCGCCGACGCGACGCGCTTCGTGCTCGAGGCGCTCGCGGGCGAGACGCCGACGATCGGTGAGTGA
- a CDS encoding 1-acyl-sn-glycerol-3-phosphate acyltransferase: MAKSPVRTVKHLLTRPIRLPRLTPYVPAPDDPTIFWFNSERDDIIREVTRRCVERHVHEQRPLEYVLNEVAHEEVKRLESQRDDEARDSLGFWRQTMRRVGRMSESEKKETLRLICERMSWDIAGNFDPRVYQFATRAVPPLLTGVMKPSALPEDLMTMASGTHVVDEMLRTEGNIEHLKHLAKRGTLVFVPTHSSNLDSIALGYALMREGLPPVVYGAGKNLFTNPIISFFMHNLGAYRVDRRIRAALYKDVLKTYSCVMIERGYHSLFFPGGTRSRSGMLERKLKLGLAGTAIEAFSRNRVRGIARPVFFVPTTINYGLVLEAETLVEDWLKEAGKARYIIEDDEFSQLDRWLAFFRRVAQMESACVIRFGRPLDPFGNRVDDDGGSLTPDGRVIDPGTYVQFRGVPTIEPRRDAEYTREMGQVLVGEYERDTVLMSTQIVAHALFRRLVRATPGVDLFGRLRHRGEVTVRRDDLAREVGQMRERLRDLASRGEVHLSELADRGDATTLIDRVFSAWNGYHRRTIVIEHDGQITAEDPTMLLYYQNRLVPYAERVAGEGDLAAAREIARLG; this comes from the coding sequence GTGGCGAAGAGCCCCGTGCGCACGGTGAAGCACCTTCTGACGCGGCCGATCCGGCTTCCACGCCTCACGCCCTACGTCCCCGCGCCAGACGATCCGACGATCTTCTGGTTCAACAGCGAGCGCGACGACATCATCCGCGAGGTCACGCGCCGCTGCGTCGAGCGCCACGTGCACGAGCAGCGCCCGCTCGAGTACGTGCTCAACGAGGTCGCGCACGAAGAGGTAAAGCGCCTCGAGTCGCAGCGCGACGACGAGGCGCGCGACTCGCTCGGCTTCTGGCGCCAGACGATGCGTCGGGTCGGCCGCATGAGCGAGAGCGAGAAGAAGGAGACGCTCCGGCTCATCTGCGAGCGGATGTCGTGGGACATCGCGGGCAACTTCGATCCGCGCGTCTATCAGTTCGCCACGCGCGCGGTGCCGCCGCTGCTCACCGGCGTGATGAAGCCCTCGGCGCTGCCCGAGGACCTCATGACGATGGCGAGCGGCACGCACGTCGTCGACGAGATGCTGCGGACCGAGGGCAACATCGAGCACCTCAAGCACCTCGCGAAGCGCGGGACGCTCGTCTTCGTCCCGACCCACTCGTCGAACCTCGACTCGATCGCGCTCGGCTACGCGCTCATGCGCGAGGGCCTGCCGCCCGTCGTGTACGGCGCGGGCAAGAACCTCTTCACGAACCCGATCATCAGCTTCTTCATGCACAACCTCGGCGCGTATCGCGTGGATCGTCGGATCCGCGCCGCGCTCTACAAGGACGTGCTGAAGACGTACTCGTGCGTGATGATCGAGCGCGGCTACCACTCGCTCTTCTTCCCGGGCGGCACCCGCAGTCGCTCCGGGATGCTCGAGCGCAAGCTGAAGCTCGGCCTCGCGGGCACCGCGATCGAGGCGTTCTCGCGCAACCGCGTGCGCGGCATCGCGCGCCCCGTGTTCTTCGTGCCGACGACGATCAACTACGGCCTCGTCCTCGAGGCCGAGACGCTCGTCGAGGACTGGCTCAAGGAAGCGGGCAAGGCGCGCTACATCATCGAGGACGACGAGTTCTCGCAGCTCGATCGCTGGCTCGCGTTCTTCCGGCGCGTCGCGCAGATGGAGAGCGCGTGCGTGATCCGCTTCGGCCGTCCGCTCGATCCCTTCGGCAACCGGGTCGACGACGACGGTGGCTCGCTCACGCCCGACGGTCGCGTGATCGATCCCGGCACCTACGTGCAGTTCCGCGGCGTGCCCACGATCGAGCCGCGGCGCGACGCCGAGTACACGCGCGAGATGGGGCAGGTGCTGGTCGGCGAGTACGAGCGCGACACGGTGCTGATGTCGACGCAGATCGTCGCGCACGCGCTGTTCCGGCGCCTCGTGCGCGCGACCCCGGGCGTCGATCTCTTCGGGCGCCTGCGTCATCGCGGCGAGGTCACGGTGCGGCGCGACGACCTCGCGCGCGAGGTCGGACAGATGCGCGAGCGGCTGCGCGATCTCGCGTCGCGCGGCGAGGTGCACCTCAGCGAGCTCGCGGATCGCGGGGACGCGACGACGCTGATCGATCGCGTGTTCTCGGCGTGGAACGGCTACCACCGGCGCACGATCGTCATCGAGCACGACGGGCAGATCACCGCCGAGGATCCGACGATGTTGCTCTACTACCAGAACCGTCTCGTGCCCTACGCGGAGCGCGTGGCGGGCGAAGGCGATCTCGCGGCGGCGCGAGAGATCGCTCGTTTGGGCTGA
- a CDS encoding inositol monophosphatase family protein yields MSKGGFDLDRIGGRRALAELIDEVLVAGDAARRMYEAGMIRWTDRTRVERKPDRSPVTEADRAVEERLSGFLRRRYPDTAFLGEETGESGPETAGMRWVLDPIDGTRAFVRGTETWSVLLGLLADGHPVLGIAYMPAAEDLFWAVRGDGAWGNGRPLAVSRVGKLEDATISHGTLQQFTGAAMVPALQRLGERTESQRGFGDFDGYRRLLRGQVDAMIDPAVMPWDICAASVLVHEAGGVLTSFDGQPTIFGGGAVASNGLFHKDLLALLDEPSR; encoded by the coding sequence ATGAGCAAGGGGGGATTCGATCTCGATCGCATCGGCGGACGGCGCGCGCTCGCCGAGCTGATCGACGAGGTGCTCGTCGCCGGCGACGCGGCGCGGCGGATGTACGAAGCGGGGATGATCCGCTGGACCGATCGCACGCGCGTCGAGCGCAAGCCCGATCGATCCCCGGTGACCGAGGCCGATCGCGCGGTCGAAGAGCGCCTCTCCGGGTTCCTCCGGCGCCGTTATCCCGACACCGCGTTCCTCGGCGAGGAGACCGGCGAGAGCGGCCCCGAGACCGCGGGCATGCGCTGGGTGCTCGATCCGATCGATGGCACGCGCGCGTTCGTGCGCGGCACCGAGACCTGGTCGGTGCTGCTCGGCCTGCTCGCGGACGGGCATCCGGTGCTCGGGATCGCGTACATGCCGGCCGCGGAGGATCTCTTCTGGGCAGTGCGGGGCGATGGCGCGTGGGGCAATGGGCGCCCGCTCGCGGTCTCGCGCGTGGGCAAGCTCGAGGACGCGACGATCTCGCACGGCACACTGCAGCAGTTCACCGGCGCCGCGATGGTGCCCGCGCTGCAGCGCCTCGGAGAGCGCACCGAGTCGCAGCGCGGCTTCGGTGATTTCGACGGATACCGCCGGCTCCTGCGCGGTCAGGTCGACGCGATGATCGATCCCGCGGTGATGCCCTGGGACATCTGCGCGGCGTCGGTGCTGGTGCACGAAGCGGGCGGCGTGCTGACGAGCTTCGACGGGCAGCCGACGATCTTCGGCGGGGGCGCGGTGGCGTCGAACGGGCTCTTCCACAAGGACCTGCTCGCGCTGCTCGATGAGCCGTCGCGCTGA